One part of the Anaerofustis stercorihominis DSM 17244 genome encodes these proteins:
- the tpiA gene encoding triose-phosphate isomerase: MARTKVIAGNWKMNKTAAEAKEFFNEFLDKINVADPEVVICPTYMTIPAAVEAVKGTNVGIGAQNMYFEESGAYTGEVTADMIIEAGCKYVIIGHSERRQYFNETDEGVNLKTKKALEKGLIPIPCVGETLEERESGKAFDVLKEQTTKMLEGISKEDAKKIILAYEPVWAIGTGKTATDEQANEACGYIRKLVKELLGEEVADAMRILYGGSVNAGNVKALMSMSDIDGALVGGASLKADFVTLVNFKEA, translated from the coding sequence ATGGCAAGAACAAAAGTAATAGCCGGCAACTGGAAAATGAATAAAACAGCTGCTGAAGCAAAAGAATTTTTTAATGAATTTTTAGATAAAATCAATGTGGCAGACCCTGAAGTGGTTATTTGTCCGACTTATATGACTATCCCTGCGGCTGTGGAAGCTGTAAAAGGCACTAATGTTGGTATCGGTGCACAAAATATGTACTTCGAAGAAAGCGGTGCTTACACAGGCGAAGTAACAGCAGATATGATAATAGAAGCAGGCTGTAAATATGTAATCATCGGTCACAGTGAAAGAAGACAATACTTCAACGAAACCGATGAAGGCGTAAACTTAAAGACTAAAAAAGCTTTGGAAAAAGGTTTGATACCAATCCCTTGTGTCGGAGAAACTTTAGAAGAAAGAGAAAGCGGAAAAGCTTTTGACGTATTAAAAGAACAAACTACAAAAATGCTTGAAGGTATCTCTAAAGAAGACGCTAAGAAAATAATCCTTGCATACGAACCTGTATGGGCTATCGGAACAGGCAAAACAGCTACTGACGAACAAGCAAACGAAGCTTGCGGATACATCAGAAAACTTGTTAAAGAACTTCTTGGCGAAGAAGTTGCCGATGCAATGAGAATCCTTTACGGCGGAAGCGTTAATGCTGGTAATGTAAAAGCATTGATGTCAATGAGCGACATCGACGGTGCTTTAGTTGGCGGAGCAAGCTTGAAAGCTGATTTTGTTACTTTAGTAAATTTTAAAGAAGCTTAA
- a CDS encoding DNA cytosine methyltransferase codes for MVKSKIRSIDLFAGIGGIRLGFENVFKDNIETVFVSEWDKYAKKTYMENFNDDFEIAGDITEIDETSIPNFDICLAGFPCQAFSLAGKRKGFDDDYKGTCRGTLFLDVARICEYHKPKVIFCENVKGLVNHDRGRTFKVICSTFKKLGYSVFYEILNSRNFGVPQNRERIYIVAFRNDIAPKDFIFPTPIDENKKIKDIMEEKPVSPKYYLSDVYLETLRKHKARHEAKGNGFGYEIRDIEGIAGAIVCGGMGRERNLLIDFRQKNLIPVTHIKGEINKEGIRKMTPREWARLQGFPESFKLPLADVHLYKQLGNSVTVPVIEEIAKKIKEVLLKYD; via the coding sequence ATGGTAAAAAGTAAAATTAGATCAATAGACTTATTTGCGGGTATCGGCGGAATAAGACTGGGATTTGAGAATGTATTTAAAGATAATATTGAAACGGTTTTTGTTTCTGAATGGGATAAATACGCAAAAAAAACATATATGGAAAATTTTAATGATGATTTTGAAATTGCGGGAGATATTACAGAGATTGATGAAACTTCAATTCCTAATTTTGATATATGTCTTGCGGGTTTTCCTTGTCAAGCTTTTAGCTTGGCTGGTAAACGTAAAGGATTTGATGATGATTATAAAGGTACATGTCGCGGTACCCTTTTCCTTGATGTAGCCAGAATTTGCGAATATCATAAACCGAAAGTGATTTTTTGTGAAAATGTAAAAGGATTAGTAAATCATGATAGAGGAAGAACTTTTAAGGTAATATGTAGTACTTTTAAAAAGTTGGGATATAGTGTTTTTTATGAAATACTTAACAGTAGAAATTTTGGAGTCCCTCAAAATAGAGAAAGAATTTATATAGTTGCTTTTAGAAATGATATTGCACCAAAGGATTTTATTTTTCCTACACCCATAGATGAAAATAAAAAAATAAAAGATATAATGGAAGAAAAACCGGTGTCACCAAAGTATTATTTAAGTGACGTTTACTTGGAAACGCTTAGAAAACATAAAGCTCGTCATGAAGCAAAAGGAAATGGTTTCGGGTATGAAATAAGGGATATTGAAGGAATTGCGGGGGCAATTGTTTGCGGAGGTATGGGTAGAGAACGAAATTTACTTATTGATTTCAGACAAAAAAATTTAATTCCCGTAACTCATATAAAAGGAGAAATAAACAAAGAGGGAATAAGAAAGATGACACCCCGAGAATGGGCAAGACTTCAGGGTTTTCCTGAGTCTTTTAAACTCCCTTTGGCTGATGTTCATTTATATAAACAGCTTGGAAACAGCGTAACTGTTCCCGTAATAGAAGAGATAGCAAAGAAAATAAAAGAGGTATTATTAAAATATGACTGA
- a CDS encoding HpaII family restriction endonuclease, translating to MTDKNSGNKGEWSEVYTFLYLLSKGRLYGADSELNRLEDVFYDIIKIIRHEKKGVLNFIVSENEKDIEIVDGNDNHLITLQMSEFDKKANLLLNKIINQKTAGAFEVPEITDFLNKINCFKLKAPSKDKSDITLKVHDFHTGIDPTLGFSIKSRLGKPSTLLNAGKNTNFIYKLNGNFTDDDMNKVNSMVHIKKTKKGEKVETAIGERLSYILSKDIKLTHFDISGKNFKNNLILIDTMLPNIISNMLLEYYSTGVSNIKILLDKIIEENPLNFDLSENHPFYSYKFKKFITESALGMLPGTVWTGKANATGGYIVVKEDGDVLCYHLYNRNEFEDYLLNNTRFERASASRHDFAKVYKINNDYFINLNLQIRFIK from the coding sequence ATGACTGATAAAAATAGCGGTAATAAAGGTGAATGGTCTGAAGTATATACGTTTTTGTATTTATTGTCAAAAGGAAGGCTATACGGTGCAGATAGTGAATTAAATCGATTGGAAGATGTTTTTTATGATATTATAAAAATTATAAGACATGAAAAAAAAGGTGTTTTAAATTTTATCGTATCGGAAAATGAAAAAGATATAGAAATAGTTGATGGTAATGATAATCATTTAATTACATTGCAAATGTCTGAGTTTGATAAAAAAGCAAACCTTTTACTTAATAAAATAATTAATCAAAAAACTGCGGGAGCATTTGAAGTACCTGAAATTACTGATTTTTTGAATAAAATTAATTGCTTTAAATTAAAAGCACCGTCTAAAGATAAATCCGATATAACTTTAAAAGTTCATGATTTTCATACAGGAATTGATCCGACTTTGGGGTTTAGTATAAAGTCAAGATTGGGTAAACCATCGACTCTTCTTAATGCAGGTAAAAATACTAATTTTATTTATAAATTAAATGGCAATTTTACTGATGATGATATGAATAAAGTGAACTCTATGGTACATATAAAGAAAACTAAAAAAGGAGAGAAAGTCGAAACAGCAATCGGCGAAAGATTAAGTTATATTTTATCGAAAGATATAAAATTAACACATTTCGATATTTCTGGTAAAAATTTTAAAAATAATCTCATTTTAATTGATACAATGTTGCCAAATATCATTTCAAATATGCTATTAGAATATTATTCTACGGGAGTAAGCAATATTAAAATATTATTGGATAAAATTATAGAAGAAAATCCGTTAAATTTTGATTTATCTGAAAACCATCCTTTTTATAGTTATAAATTTAAAAAATTTATAACTGAATCTGCATTAGGTATGCTTCCCGGTACTGTTTGGACGGGAAAGGCAAATGCAACAGGTGGATATATTGTGGTAAAAGAGGACGGTGATGTTCTTTGTTATCATTTATATAATAGAAATGAGTTTGAAGATTATTTATTAAATAATACAAGATTTGAAAGAGCGAGTGCAAGCAGGCATGACTTTGCTAAAGTTTATAAAATCAATAACGATTATTTTATAAATTTAAATTTACAAATACGTTTCATAAAGTAA
- a CDS encoding very short patch repair endonuclease — translation MKKTKEQIHYNMSRVKNKDSKIELILRKELWSRGLRYQKNVKDIFGKPDIVFKGKKIAVFCDSEFWHGFDWENRKRDFKSNQDFWIPKIERNIERDIEVTKHLEEHGWIVLRFWGKEIKNNLNKCADIIERTVRNGKK, via the coding sequence ATGAAAAAGACAAAGGAACAAATTCATTATAATATGTCCAGAGTCAAAAATAAAGACTCTAAAATAGAATTAATTTTAAGAAAAGAGTTATGGTCTCGAGGGCTTAGATATCAAAAAAATGTTAAAGATATATTCGGTAAACCTGATATAGTTTTTAAAGGCAAAAAAATAGCTGTTTTTTGTGACAGTGAATTTTGGCATGGGTTTGATTGGGAAAATCGTAAAAGAGATTTTAAAAGTAATCAAGATTTCTGGATTCCAAAAATTGAGAGAAACATAGAAAGAGATATTGAGGTTACTAAACATTTGGAAGAACATGGTTGGATTGTTTTAAGATTTTGGGGTAAAGAAATAAAAAATAACTTGAATAAGTGTGCAGATATTATAGAACGGACAGTTAGAAATGGTAAAAAGTAA
- a CDS encoding class I SAM-dependent methyltransferase produces MADKSNKKFWERTAKLYTYFQEKGNEELYKTIYEKIKPFFYKEQRVLELACGTGQLTRLLSDETDSWTATDFSEKMVFETEKRLNNQNVIYEVQDATALGYKDDVFDVVLIANALHIMPNPNKALDEIKRVLKTDGLLIAPTFVYDGKVNKIRLWFMEKAGFKTFHKWKSQEYMNFIEDNGFKIKEKYLVQGKLLSECVLVCEKMKVINLCL; encoded by the coding sequence ATGGCTGATAAATCAAACAAGAAGTTTTGGGAAAGGACAGCGAAACTCTATACATATTTTCAGGAAAAAGGAAACGAAGAATTATATAAAACTATTTATGAAAAAATAAAACCTTTTTTTTATAAAGAACAACGTGTTCTCGAGTTGGCATGCGGGACGGGACAGCTTACGCGTTTGCTTTCTGATGAAACAGATAGCTGGACTGCTACGGATTTTTCTGAGAAAATGGTTTTTGAAACAGAAAAGCGCCTTAATAATCAAAATGTCATTTATGAAGTTCAGGATGCGACGGCTCTTGGTTATAAAGATGACGTTTTTGATGTCGTACTTATCGCCAATGCTCTGCATATAATGCCAAATCCAAATAAGGCACTTGATGAAATCAAACGTGTATTAAAGACTGACGGTCTTTTAATAGCACCTACGTTTGTATATGACGGAAAAGTAAATAAAATTCGTTTATGGTTTATGGAGAAAGCAGGTTTTAAGACTTTTCATAAATGGAAATCTCAAGAGTATATGAATTTTATTGAGGATAATGGTTTTAAAATAAAAGAAAAGTATTTAGTTCAAGGAAAGTTGCTTTCGGAGTGTGTTTTGGTTTGTGAGAAAATGAAAGTTATAAATTTATGCTTGTAA
- the gpmI gene encoding 2,3-bisphosphoglycerate-independent phosphoglycerate mutase: MNKVLLMILDGYGYSESHEGNAVYSASTPNLDKLWENNPHLFLNCSGLSVGLPQGQMGNSEVGHLNLGAGRVVYQELTRITKSIQDGDFFTNEEFLKAVENVKKNNSALHLMGLVSDGGVHSSNEHLYALLELAKKQGLKEVYVHCYMDGRDTPPKSGKGYIEELEEKIKEIGVGKIATVSGRYYAMDRDTRWERTKKAYDALVYGIGEKADSAADAMQASYDADTTDEFVLPTIVGEGAKISKNDSVIFFNFRPDRARQITRALVEADFDGFDREEDLNLTFVTFTNYDASFKNVLIAFKPQVITNTLGEYLSDNGYTQLRIAETEKYAHVTYFFNGGIEKEYKGEDRILVPSPKVATYDLKPEMSAYEVKDKLVDAINNKDYDFIAVNFANCDMVGHTGVFEAAKAAVEAVDECVGEVESAAVNNDYSIIITADHGNAELMSEDGKPFTAHTTNKVKCIVESKLIKGVVEEAALCDVSPTVLDLMDVKQPEDMTGKSFVLK; the protein is encoded by the coding sequence ATGAATAAAGTATTATTAATGATATTAGACGGCTATGGCTATTCTGAAAGTCATGAAGGTAATGCAGTATATAGTGCTTCAACACCGAATTTAGATAAACTATGGGAAAACAATCCTCACTTATTCTTAAACTGCAGCGGTTTAAGTGTTGGTTTACCTCAAGGACAAATGGGTAACAGTGAAGTAGGTCATTTAAACTTAGGTGCTGGAAGAGTCGTATATCAGGAACTTACAAGGATCACAAAATCAATCCAGGACGGAGATTTCTTTACTAACGAAGAATTCTTGAAAGCTGTCGAAAATGTTAAGAAGAATAACTCGGCTCTTCATTTGATGGGCCTTGTATCAGACGGCGGAGTCCATTCTTCAAACGAACATTTATATGCTTTGCTGGAACTTGCTAAAAAACAAGGACTTAAAGAAGTATATGTTCACTGCTACATGGACGGAAGAGATACTCCTCCAAAGAGCGGTAAAGGATATATCGAAGAACTTGAAGAAAAAATCAAGGAAATAGGTGTAGGTAAAATCGCTACGGTATCGGGAAGATACTACGCAATGGACAGAGATACTAGATGGGAAAGAACAAAAAAAGCATATGATGCTTTGGTTTATGGTATCGGAGAAAAAGCAGACAGTGCTGCTGATGCTATGCAGGCTTCTTATGACGCCGATACCACAGACGAATTCGTTCTTCCTACAATCGTTGGTGAAGGCGCTAAGATATCTAAGAATGACAGCGTAATATTCTTTAACTTCAGACCCGACAGAGCAAGACAAATCACAAGAGCTCTTGTAGAAGCTGATTTTGACGGATTTGACAGGGAAGAAGACTTGAATTTGACATTTGTGACATTTACAAATTATGACGCAAGCTTTAAAAATGTACTTATCGCATTCAAACCTCAAGTCATAACAAATACTTTGGGTGAATATTTAAGCGATAACGGATATACTCAGCTAAGGATCGCCGAAACTGAAAAATATGCTCATGTGACTTATTTCTTCAACGGCGGTATCGAAAAAGAATACAAAGGGGAAGACAGGATACTCGTTCCGTCTCCTAAAGTAGCTACTTACGATTTAAAACCGGAAATGAGTGCTTATGAAGTAAAAGACAAGCTTGTTGATGCTATAAACAATAAAGATTATGATTTTATCGCAGTAAACTTTGCTAACTGTGACATGGTAGGTCACACAGGCGTATTTGAAGCTGCAAAAGCTGCTGTTGAAGCGGTTGATGAATGTGTAGGCGAAGTTGAAAGTGCTGCTGTTAATAACGACTACAGCATTATTATCACAGCTGACCATGGTAATGCGGAACTTATGTCTGAAGACGGAAAACCATTTACAGCTCATACTACAAATAAAGTTAAGTGTATAGTTGAAAGTAAATTAATCAAAGGCGTAGTTGAAGAAGCAGCTTTATGTGATGTATCTCCTACGGTACTTGATTTAATGGACGTAAAACAGCCGGAAGATATGACCGGAAAATCATTCGTATTAAAATAA
- a CDS encoding DUF5684 domain-containing protein: MDFYFDSPYISGLFIITVLLIIAWWRIFEKAGEAGWKALIPLYNTYILYKISMGSGWYFILLMIPFVNIAVYILMCMGLARSFGKGIGFTLGLIFLSNIFMLILGYGSSEYLNS, from the coding sequence ATGGATTTTTACTTTGATTCACCTTATATCAGCGGACTTTTTATAATAACTGTTTTACTTATAATTGCATGGTGGAGGATATTCGAAAAAGCGGGGGAAGCGGGATGGAAAGCTTTGATACCTTTATATAATACTTATATTCTATATAAAATAAGCATGGGTTCGGGTTGGTATTTTATACTTCTTATGATACCTTTTGTAAATATTGCGGTTTATATATTAATGTGTATGGGACTTGCCAGGTCTTTTGGGAAAGGTATAGGTTTTACTTTGGGACTGATTTTTTTAAGTAATATTTTTATGCTCATCTTAGGTTACGGAAGCAGTGAGTATTTGAACAGTTAA